A window of the Halobacterium hubeiense genome harbors these coding sequences:
- a CDS encoding aldo/keto reductase — protein sequence MATADGTFQYKERFSEDKARTYFRSVRDRALSSVGLGTYLGEPTDDVDDAYYETIRAAVEGGCNVVDTAINYRHQRSERVVGRALADADVDREEVFLATKGGFVPFDESRPEDPGEFVAEEYVDSGILDTDDLAHGSHAIAPGFIEDQLDRSLRNLGVDKIDLYYVHNPETQLDARLSGAVYDQLEATFERLEERVAAGDIEHYGVATWEAFRVPRTHDHFLDLGEIISRARSAAKTAGNTATHLRAIQVPFNVFMADAFTVQSQEGPEGDQSVLWYAHEAGLNVFTSASLAQGQVLEGIPDEVDEKLDGDTPAQRGLNFARSAPGVTSALAGTTSPEHVRENVAAGTFEPLGADAFDAVFE from the coding sequence ATGGCTACTGCTGACGGGACGTTCCAGTACAAGGAGCGCTTCAGCGAGGACAAGGCGCGGACGTACTTCCGGAGCGTCCGCGACCGCGCGCTCTCCAGCGTCGGGCTCGGCACGTACCTCGGTGAGCCGACCGACGACGTCGACGACGCCTACTACGAGACGATTCGCGCGGCCGTCGAGGGCGGCTGCAACGTCGTGGACACGGCCATCAACTACCGCCACCAGCGCAGCGAGCGCGTCGTCGGCCGCGCGCTCGCCGACGCCGACGTGGACCGCGAGGAAGTGTTCCTCGCGACGAAGGGCGGGTTCGTGCCGTTCGACGAGTCCCGGCCGGAGGACCCCGGGGAGTTCGTCGCCGAGGAGTACGTCGACAGCGGGATTCTGGACACGGACGACCTCGCGCACGGCAGCCACGCCATCGCGCCCGGCTTCATCGAGGACCAGCTGGACCGATCGCTGCGGAACCTCGGCGTGGACAAGATCGACCTCTACTACGTCCACAACCCCGAGACGCAGCTTGACGCACGGCTCTCCGGCGCGGTCTACGACCAGCTGGAGGCGACCTTCGAGCGGCTGGAGGAGCGCGTGGCCGCGGGCGACATCGAACACTACGGCGTGGCGACGTGGGAGGCGTTCCGCGTCCCGCGCACCCACGACCACTTCCTCGACCTCGGGGAAATCATCTCGCGGGCGCGGTCGGCCGCCAAGACCGCCGGGAACACCGCGACGCACCTGCGCGCGATTCAGGTGCCGTTCAACGTCTTCATGGCGGACGCGTTCACCGTCCAGTCGCAGGAGGGGCCGGAGGGCGACCAGAGCGTGCTGTGGTACGCCCACGAGGCCGGCCTGAACGTGTTCACGTCCGCGAGCCTCGCGCAGGGACAGGTGCTGGAGGGCATCCCGGACGAGGTGGACGAGAAGCTCGACGGGGACACGCCCGCCCAGCGCGGCCTGAACTTCGCGCGCAGCGCGCCCGGCGTCACGTCCGCGCTCGCCGGGACGACCAGCCCCGAGCACGTCCGAGAGAACGTCGCCGCGGGGACGTTCGAGCCGCTGGGCGCGGACGCCTTCGACGCGGTCTTCGAGTAG
- a CDS encoding MFS transporter, which yields MSGTSASDARRVRLFGSLCALVFLVNFGRVVFAPLVAPLQADFVTSDAAVGLVATLAWLGSALPRLPTGWLLTRVDRHHVVLGTGALLAVSSAGMTLAPSIEFVMAGAFLVGVSSGAYFVAANPLISELFPERVGRVVGVHGTASQLAAALAPVLVGRVLLEAYTWRAPFYLLSAAAVVATAVIYVLAGRTDLPAAGAADRDLLGAIRRQYRVVVLGVVIVGVAGLVWNGFFNFYIKFLTETKNIPSSTAETLLTVVFAAGVPAFWYTGRLADRFRHVPLMLAVLGGFVASLLAMTVVDSVVGVAAVSVVLGYAVHSLFPAIDTFLLDSLPDSDRASAYAGYSSVMMVVQAMGSVVVGTLVGAGFGYDGVFRVSGVALAVLVVALVALYRAGRLPAGAS from the coding sequence GTGTCCGGTACGTCCGCCAGTGACGCGCGCCGCGTCCGGCTGTTCGGGTCGCTTTGCGCGCTCGTGTTCCTCGTGAACTTCGGGCGCGTCGTGTTCGCGCCGCTGGTCGCGCCCCTGCAGGCCGACTTCGTGACCAGCGACGCCGCCGTCGGGCTGGTGGCGACGCTGGCGTGGCTGGGGAGCGCGCTCCCGCGGCTACCGACGGGCTGGCTGTTGACGCGCGTCGACCGCCACCACGTCGTCCTCGGCACGGGCGCGCTCCTCGCCGTCTCCTCCGCGGGGATGACGCTCGCGCCGTCCATCGAGTTCGTGATGGCGGGCGCGTTCCTCGTGGGGGTCTCGTCGGGCGCGTACTTCGTCGCCGCGAACCCCCTCATCAGCGAGCTGTTCCCCGAGCGCGTCGGCCGCGTCGTCGGCGTCCACGGCACCGCCTCCCAGTTGGCGGCCGCGCTCGCGCCCGTGCTCGTCGGCCGCGTCCTCCTCGAAGCGTACACGTGGCGCGCGCCGTTCTACCTGCTCTCCGCGGCCGCGGTCGTCGCCACCGCCGTCATCTACGTGCTCGCCGGCCGCACCGACCTCCCGGCGGCCGGCGCCGCGGACCGCGACCTGCTCGGCGCGATTCGCCGCCAGTACCGGGTCGTCGTGCTCGGCGTCGTCATCGTCGGCGTTGCGGGCCTCGTCTGGAACGGCTTCTTCAACTTCTACATCAAGTTCCTCACCGAGACCAAGAACATCCCGAGCAGCACCGCCGAGACCCTGCTCACGGTGGTGTTCGCGGCGGGCGTACCGGCGTTCTGGTACACCGGCCGGCTCGCCGACCGCTTCCGCCACGTACCGCTGATGCTCGCGGTGCTGGGCGGCTTCGTCGCGTCCCTGCTCGCGATGACGGTCGTCGACAGTGTCGTCGGCGTCGCCGCCGTCTCGGTCGTGCTCGGGTACGCCGTCCACAGCCTCTTCCCCGCCATCGACACGTTCCTGCTGGACAGCCTGCCGGACAGCGACCGCGCGAGCGCGTACGCCGGCTACAGCTCGGTGATGATGGTCGTGCAGGCGATGGGGAGCGTCGTCGTCGGGACGCTGGTCGGCGCGGGCTTCGGCTACGACGGCGTCTTCCGCGTCTCGGGGGTCGCGCTCGCGGTGCTGGTCGTCGCGCTGGTCGCGCTCTACCGCGCCGGCCGACTGCCCGCTGGCGCAAGTTAG
- a CDS encoding glycosyltransferase family protein: protein MDYTQERVATLHDYGGADPAAPTGRAAVVVPMTDREYAGLAPERVFSELERVDPAEVVVPLRAPAERVPEFRDWLADFDVPLTVLWCDGPRVEALLDDAGLAGERGKGRDVWLALGVAARHDYVVVHDADTTTYEARDVRKLLFPLADGFEFSKGYYARVENDRLYGRLFRLFYEPLVDALADSHDHEVLDFLGAFRYALAGECAMTADLARGLRVQRRWGLEVGTLGEAFRLAGTDGAAQVDLGRYEHDHRAVSGPTGLSEMSEGVGAALFRAVEDAGVEVDYDALAERYLDAADRFVRAYGADAAFNDLDYDGEQERAQTRTYADAIAEPGTDTRLPAWTDTSLDADEVAAAAAADAEEAAARAGGSSDSATDGEP, encoded by the coding sequence ATGGACTACACGCAGGAGCGCGTGGCGACGCTCCACGACTACGGCGGCGCCGACCCGGCCGCGCCGACGGGCCGGGCGGCCGTCGTCGTCCCGATGACCGACCGCGAGTACGCCGGGCTCGCCCCGGAGCGCGTGTTCTCCGAGCTGGAGCGCGTCGACCCCGCGGAGGTCGTCGTGCCGCTGCGCGCGCCCGCCGAGCGCGTCCCCGAGTTCCGTGACTGGCTCGCCGACTTCGACGTGCCCCTCACTGTCTTGTGGTGCGACGGCCCGCGTGTCGAGGCACTGCTGGACGACGCGGGACTGGCGGGCGAGCGCGGGAAGGGCCGGGACGTCTGGCTGGCGCTCGGCGTCGCCGCGCGCCACGACTACGTCGTCGTCCACGACGCCGACACGACCACGTACGAGGCCCGCGACGTGCGGAAGCTCCTGTTCCCGCTCGCGGACGGGTTCGAGTTCTCGAAGGGCTACTACGCGCGCGTCGAGAACGACCGGCTGTACGGCCGGCTCTTTCGGTTGTTCTACGAGCCGCTCGTGGACGCGCTCGCCGACAGCCACGACCACGAGGTGCTGGACTTTCTGGGGGCGTTCCGGTACGCACTCGCCGGCGAGTGCGCGATGACCGCGGACCTCGCACGCGGTCTGCGCGTCCAGCGGCGCTGGGGGCTGGAGGTCGGCACGCTGGGTGAGGCGTTCCGGCTCGCGGGCACGGACGGCGCCGCGCAGGTCGATTTGGGGCGCTACGAGCACGACCACCGCGCAGTCTCCGGGCCGACGGGCCTCTCGGAGATGAGCGAGGGCGTCGGCGCGGCGCTGTTCCGCGCCGTCGAGGACGCCGGCGTGGAAGTCGACTACGACGCGCTCGCCGAGCGCTACCTCGACGCCGCCGACCGGTTCGTGCGGGCGTACGGCGCGGACGCCGCGTTCAACGACCTCGACTACGACGGCGAACAGGAGCGCGCGCAGACCCGGACGTACGCCGACGCCATCGCCGAACCCGGCACGGACACGCGGTTGCCGGCGTGGACTGACACCAGCCTCGACGCCGACGAGGTGGCCGCCGCGGCCGCCGCGGACGCCGAGGAGGCCGCCGCGCGGGCGGGAGGTTCAAGCGACTCCGCGACCGACGGGGAGCCGTGA
- a CDS encoding DUF7109 family protein, whose translation MNGDELAGVVDLFGALTRDELHDALEELAFKRGDDFDADAADETVMDALRDYYLVAVDREGGDRVLVPGPVAFPELPENAVDLPHILDVEPRDLDRETLAAAVRARLESDAADADDERARYLVDVTYDAEAWAPVDLADVRESLTE comes from the coding sequence GTGAACGGCGACGAACTCGCTGGCGTCGTGGACCTCTTCGGCGCGCTCACCCGCGACGAACTCCACGACGCGCTCGAAGAACTGGCGTTCAAGCGCGGCGACGACTTCGACGCCGACGCGGCCGACGAGACCGTGATGGACGCGCTCCGCGACTACTACCTCGTGGCCGTCGACCGCGAGGGCGGCGACCGCGTGCTCGTCCCCGGGCCGGTCGCGTTCCCGGAACTCCCCGAGAACGCGGTGGACCTCCCGCACATTCTGGACGTCGAACCCCGCGACCTCGACCGCGAGACGCTCGCCGCGGCGGTGCGTGCGCGCCTCGAATCGGACGCCGCCGACGCCGACGACGAGCGCGCGCGCTACCTCGTGGACGTGACCTACGACGCGGAGGCGTGGGCGCCCGTGGACCTCGCGGACGTCCGCGAGTCGCTGACCGAGTGA
- a CDS encoding NUDIX hydrolase has translation MDLSRVAAHEPERVTDEDRDAAVLVPVVEREDGPALVFTKRADHLGEHPGQMSFPGGGREPSDDDLRETAAREAYEEISLLPEELSYEGQLDDIATITGYSVTPFVARVPDREFVPDEREVDEVVVLSLSDLTDPANYEVEKRIHPSYGEAIVHFFHVDGYTVWGATARILVQFLDLACGWTPPDREPEVVEVEPDD, from the coding sequence ATGGACCTGTCGCGGGTGGCCGCCCACGAGCCGGAGCGGGTCACCGACGAGGACCGCGACGCTGCGGTGCTCGTTCCCGTCGTCGAGCGCGAGGACGGCCCGGCGCTGGTGTTCACGAAGCGCGCCGACCACCTCGGCGAACACCCCGGGCAGATGAGCTTCCCGGGCGGCGGCCGCGAGCCCAGCGACGACGACCTCCGGGAGACGGCGGCCCGCGAGGCGTACGAGGAAATCAGCCTGCTGCCCGAAGAACTCTCCTACGAGGGACAACTCGACGACATCGCCACCATCACCGGGTACTCCGTGACGCCGTTCGTCGCGCGCGTCCCGGACCGCGAGTTCGTCCCCGACGAGCGCGAGGTCGACGAGGTCGTCGTGCTCTCGCTTTCGGACCTCACGGACCCCGCCAACTACGAGGTCGAGAAGCGCATCCACCCCTCCTACGGCGAGGCCATCGTCCACTTCTTCCACGTCGACGGCTACACGGTCTGGGGGGCGACCGCGCGCATCCTCGTGCAGTTTCTGGACCTCGCGTGCGGGTGGACGCCGCCGGACCGCGAGCCCGAGGTCGTCGAGGTCGAGCCGGACGACTGA
- a CDS encoding NAD(P)/FAD-dependent oxidoreductase, whose protein sequence is MDEFSDADDDRGAGRSIAVVGAGAVGLTAAHDLAARGAAVTVYERGDVAGESTGRAAGILYDAYAEDVDARIAGRAIERFRALSGTGGFEFRETPYVWFVTEPGRKADAIREQVDGMVRNDRRVERVDADDLAAEYPALRTEDVVEAAVSRNAGVADTAAYADAVAELAVAEGVELREGTAASVALDPPRVNGDAYDAVLVAAGAHTARVLADAGVSVPLKPYRVQALTADFSGEIPTLYDATEGYYARPHPEGVLAGDGTEEVEADPEAYDRDGDDWFVDAMRERLADRVPGFEPDVHRAWAGLCTATPDRDPLLGELADGLYVAAGWQGHGFMRAPATGEAIATEILGGEGVPAFDPTRFDGDEVFEVVEGMTVE, encoded by the coding sequence ATGGACGAGTTCAGCGACGCCGACGACGACCGCGGCGCGGGCCGCTCTATCGCGGTCGTCGGCGCCGGCGCAGTCGGCCTGACCGCGGCTCACGACCTCGCGGCGCGCGGCGCAGCCGTCACCGTCTACGAGCGCGGCGACGTCGCGGGCGAGAGCACGGGCCGCGCCGCGGGGATTCTCTACGACGCGTACGCCGAGGACGTGGACGCGCGCATCGCGGGCCGCGCCATCGAGCGCTTCCGCGCGCTCTCGGGCACCGGCGGCTTCGAGTTCCGGGAGACGCCGTACGTCTGGTTCGTCACCGAGCCCGGCCGGAAAGCCGACGCCATCCGCGAACAAGTCGACGGGATGGTGCGCAACGACCGCCGCGTCGAGCGCGTGGACGCCGACGACCTCGCCGCCGAGTACCCCGCGCTCCGCACCGAGGACGTGGTGGAAGCCGCCGTCTCCCGGAACGCGGGCGTCGCGGACACCGCGGCGTACGCCGACGCCGTCGCGGAGTTGGCGGTCGCCGAAGGCGTCGAACTGCGCGAAGGGACGGCCGCGAGCGTCGCGCTCGACCCGCCGCGCGTGAACGGCGACGCCTACGACGCCGTGCTCGTCGCCGCCGGCGCGCACACCGCTCGCGTGCTCGCGGACGCCGGCGTCTCGGTTCCCCTGAAGCCGTACCGCGTGCAGGCGCTCACCGCCGACTTCTCTGGGGAGATTCCGACGCTGTACGACGCCACGGAGGGCTACTACGCGCGCCCACACCCCGAGGGCGTGCTCGCCGGCGACGGCACCGAGGAGGTCGAAGCCGACCCCGAGGCGTACGACCGCGACGGCGACGACTGGTTCGTGGACGCGATGCGCGAGCGGCTCGCCGACCGCGTTCCCGGCTTCGAGCCGGACGTCCACCGCGCGTGGGCGGGCCTGTGTACCGCCACCCCGGACCGCGACCCGCTGCTCGGCGAACTCGCAGACGGGCTCTACGTCGCCGCCGGCTGGCAGGGCCACGGCTTCATGCGCGCGCCAGCGACCGGGGAAGCAATCGCAACAGAAATCCTGGGCGGGGAGGGCGTCCCCGCGTTCGACCCGACGCGCTTCGACGGCGACGAGGTCTTCGAGGTCGTCGAAGGGATGACCGTCGAGTAA
- a CDS encoding Hsp20/alpha crystallin family protein gives MTVREFAEDVGDAVFERLGRAASHMQEESPLPVDVLESDDEYLVVFDAPGATASDVQVNYVDGAVEVRVDRFREFREEFEMVFPGRGLKLDGRAELPADAVVDADEARAELRDNGALYVFLPKDESAGTDVDVTTPEDDEDDE, from the coding sequence ATGACGGTCCGCGAGTTCGCCGAGGACGTCGGCGACGCCGTCTTCGAGCGGCTGGGCCGGGCGGCCTCCCATATGCAGGAGGAGTCGCCGCTCCCGGTGGACGTGCTGGAGAGCGACGACGAGTACCTCGTGGTGTTCGACGCGCCGGGCGCGACCGCCAGCGACGTGCAGGTGAACTACGTGGACGGCGCCGTGGAGGTCCGCGTGGACCGGTTCCGGGAGTTCCGCGAGGAGTTCGAGATGGTGTTCCCGGGCCGCGGCCTCAAGCTCGACGGGCGCGCGGAACTCCCCGCGGACGCCGTCGTGGACGCCGACGAGGCCCGCGCGGAGCTACGCGACAACGGCGCGCTGTACGTCTTCCTCCCGAAGGACGAATCCGCGGGCACCGACGTGGACGTGACGACGCCCGAAGACGACGAAGACGACGAGTAG
- a CDS encoding DUF7559 family protein gives MPATEELKCTSDDCELDMFENHYTYDVSEDLTIEDLQCPLCGGTDCLERIEL, from the coding sequence ATGCCCGCCACCGAGGAACTGAAGTGCACCAGCGACGACTGCGAGCTCGACATGTTCGAGAACCACTACACGTACGACGTCAGCGAGGACCTCACTATCGAGGACCTCCAGTGCCCGCTGTGTGGTGGGACCGACTGCCTGGAGCGAATCGAGCTATGA
- a CDS encoding glycosyltransferase family 87 protein has protein sequence MASVRAPRLVLLAGVLAGVANTALFPLRNPEQVALATDVYYYSARAALRGADFYAVNPLGQTGFVYPPAVVLAFVPHAALGDPLLAYALQWLLNLAALAALAVLVVRAVERAGVALTRFDRALITAAVFLVGPVGVNLVMGQVNPLLALGLAGGAVLLERDRDTAAAGAAFGLVALVKLFPALVGVWLLRQRAWRAVAAATATGLAGLAVGLLAFGPDASVTYFTETLAGESAVASFADGTDSTAPYATIRRQLAALAPGLPASWLLPVGALVLAPVFAGVNRAVGDFRSRLVALQGTLQATLLLLPLEPFYAILVLFPLLALLYALGDGWPRRLLLAGVLLLLVPIMWPTITTAMAVLPAGVAAVLRDAATGLFSFVLPPTVGAWLVLAGCLLYQHRAATERANGFA, from the coding sequence ATGGCCTCGGTTCGCGCGCCGCGACTCGTCCTCCTCGCGGGCGTGCTCGCGGGCGTCGCCAACACCGCCCTCTTTCCGCTCCGGAACCCCGAGCAGGTCGCGCTCGCCACGGACGTCTACTACTACTCGGCGCGCGCCGCGCTCCGCGGCGCGGACTTCTACGCCGTCAACCCGCTCGGGCAGACCGGCTTCGTCTACCCGCCCGCGGTCGTGCTCGCGTTCGTCCCGCACGCCGCGCTCGGCGACCCCCTGCTCGCGTACGCCCTCCAGTGGCTCCTGAACCTCGCCGCGCTCGCCGCGCTCGCCGTGCTCGTCGTCCGCGCCGTCGAGCGAGCGGGTGTCGCGCTAACCCGCTTCGACCGTGCACTCATCACCGCCGCCGTGTTCCTCGTCGGCCCCGTCGGCGTCAATCTCGTGATGGGGCAGGTGAACCCGCTGCTCGCGCTCGGCCTCGCGGGCGGCGCCGTCCTCCTCGAACGCGACCGCGACACCGCCGCCGCCGGCGCGGCGTTCGGTTTGGTCGCGCTCGTGAAACTGTTCCCCGCGCTCGTCGGCGTCTGGCTGCTCCGCCAGCGCGCGTGGCGCGCCGTCGCGGCCGCGACTGCGACGGGACTCGCGGGCCTCGCCGTCGGCTTGCTCGCGTTCGGCCCGGACGCCTCGGTCACCTACTTCACGGAGACGCTCGCCGGCGAGAGCGCGGTCGCGTCGTTCGCCGACGGCACCGACTCGACGGCGCCGTACGCCACGATTCGCCGGCAGTTGGCCGCGCTCGCGCCCGGGCTGCCCGCGTCGTGGCTGCTTCCGGTCGGCGCGCTCGTGCTCGCGCCCGTCTTCGCCGGCGTGAACCGCGCGGTCGGTGACTTCCGGAGCCGGCTCGTCGCGCTCCAAGGCACGCTGCAAGCCACGCTGTTGCTGCTCCCGCTGGAGCCGTTCTACGCGATTCTCGTCCTGTTTCCGCTGCTCGCGCTGTTGTACGCGCTCGGCGACGGCTGGCCGCGCCGGCTCCTCCTCGCTGGCGTGCTCCTGCTGTTGGTCCCTATCATGTGGCCGACCATCACCACCGCGATGGCCGTCCTTCCCGCGGGCGTCGCCGCCGTCCTCCGCGACGCCGCCACCGGCCTGTTCTCGTTCGTCCTCCCGCCGACGGTCGGCGCGTGGCTCGTGCTCGCGGGCTGCCTGCTCTACCAGCACCGCGCGGCTACGGAGCGGGCGAACGGTTTTGCGTGA
- a CDS encoding DUF429 domain-containing protein, which translates to MGFETVYGVDFSGAREAGENIWVSEVDVTGDEPAVVGCQPATAALEDHYVGATTTDREATLDALVSFVASRPAESVVGFDFPFSVSERAARGAFDAETWEEVLDAVADCAGADEYAEACAEWAREHTDGTYLKRDTDEEWGAFSPYHFFVNAQAYHGMADVLAELRDETTVVPFDALRGDPVVAEVYPAATLDVLGLCREGYKGDDPGEQRRRKRNLEGVTERADLSVRPAVRDRIIADSEGDALDSLVAAVAALRNAGDFDDGDSGVEGRIYV; encoded by the coding sequence ATGGGATTCGAGACCGTCTACGGCGTGGACTTCAGCGGTGCGCGGGAGGCCGGCGAGAACATCTGGGTCTCGGAGGTGGACGTGACCGGCGACGAGCCGGCGGTGGTCGGTTGTCAGCCCGCGACGGCCGCACTCGAAGACCACTACGTCGGAGCGACGACGACGGACCGCGAAGCCACGCTCGACGCGCTCGTCTCGTTCGTCGCGTCCCGACCCGCCGAGTCCGTCGTGGGGTTCGACTTCCCGTTCTCCGTGTCCGAACGCGCCGCTCGCGGCGCGTTTGACGCCGAGACGTGGGAGGAAGTCCTCGATGCGGTCGCGGACTGTGCGGGCGCCGACGAGTACGCCGAGGCGTGCGCCGAGTGGGCGCGCGAGCACACTGACGGCACCTACCTGAAACGGGACACCGACGAGGAGTGGGGCGCGTTCTCACCGTACCACTTCTTCGTGAACGCGCAGGCGTACCACGGGATGGCCGACGTGCTCGCCGAGCTCCGCGACGAGACGACGGTCGTCCCATTCGACGCGCTCCGCGGCGACCCGGTGGTTGCGGAAGTCTACCCCGCCGCGACATTGGACGTGCTCGGGCTCTGCCGAGAGGGATACAAGGGCGATGACCCGGGCGAACAACGCCGCCGAAAACGGAATCTGGAGGGGGTCACGGAACGCGCCGACCTGTCCGTTCGGCCCGCAGTCCGCGACCGAATCATCGCCGACAGCGAGGGCGACGCGCTCGATAGCCTCGTCGCCGCCGTCGCCGCACTCCGGAACGCCGGCGACTTCGACGACGGCGACAGCGGCGTCGAGGGCCGCATCTACGTGTAG
- a CDS encoding radical SAM protein: MTDSAELDVTLVDGYVDEPAHFGVPPYISTYPRYAAGALVDAGVPEDQITYHTIDELREEKSKFNDVADADLFVYVGGMTVPGKYVGGTPAEPDEVREMAWVAEGTSIMGGPVRFGVGEENAGAQEMERSDLDFDFLAMADVEAAVYDLVNNGLEGFEDRYRDNEEIDRWGAKGAFVVEQHPNYPDYLICEMETSRGCAYRCSFCTEPMYGDPGFRSAESVVREVGNLYDHGARHFRLGRQADILAFGGDGEAPNPDALRRLYGGIREVAPELETLHLDNMNPVTIVDYPEKSREAIRIIAEHNTAGDTAAFGLESADPVVQEENNLLVSAEECLEAVRVVNEVGGWRPGESPEVAPTYGDEATNRLPKILPGINLVHGLTGEREETFAHNKRFLQNVLDEGLMLRRINIRQVMAFEGTDMAETGAQLAEDHKQQFKRYKQDVRENIDNAMLNRVVPPGTLLKDVHLEYHQDGKTFGRQLGTYSLLVGIPGERELGRTIDVAVTDHGYRSVTGVPHPLDVNEASMDELTAIPGIGKSTAGDLLVDRPHDSAPSVEDADLAKFTR, encoded by the coding sequence ATGACTGACTCCGCGGAGTTGGACGTGACGCTCGTGGACGGCTACGTCGACGAGCCGGCGCACTTCGGTGTGCCGCCGTACATCTCCACGTATCCGCGGTACGCGGCCGGCGCGCTCGTGGACGCCGGCGTCCCCGAGGACCAGATTACGTACCACACTATCGACGAGCTCCGCGAGGAGAAGTCGAAGTTCAACGACGTCGCGGACGCCGACCTCTTCGTCTACGTCGGCGGGATGACCGTCCCCGGGAAGTACGTCGGCGGGACGCCCGCCGAGCCCGACGAGGTTCGGGAGATGGCGTGGGTCGCGGAGGGCACGAGCATCATGGGCGGGCCGGTGCGATTCGGCGTCGGCGAGGAGAACGCGGGCGCCCAGGAGATGGAGCGCTCGGACCTCGACTTCGACTTCCTCGCGATGGCGGACGTCGAGGCCGCCGTCTACGACCTCGTGAACAACGGACTGGAGGGGTTCGAGGACCGCTACCGGGACAACGAGGAAATCGACCGCTGGGGGGCGAAGGGCGCGTTCGTCGTCGAACAGCACCCCAACTACCCCGACTACCTCATCTGCGAGATGGAGACCTCGCGGGGCTGCGCGTACCGGTGTTCGTTCTGCACGGAGCCGATGTACGGCGACCCCGGATTCCGGAGCGCCGAGAGCGTCGTGCGGGAGGTCGGGAACCTCTACGACCACGGCGCCCGGCACTTCCGGCTCGGCCGGCAGGCGGACATCCTCGCGTTCGGCGGGGACGGCGAAGCGCCGAACCCGGACGCGCTCCGGCGGCTCTACGGCGGCATCCGGGAGGTCGCGCCCGAGTTGGAGACGCTGCACCTCGACAACATGAACCCGGTGACCATCGTGGACTACCCCGAGAAGTCCCGGGAGGCCATCCGCATCATCGCCGAGCACAACACCGCCGGCGACACCGCGGCGTTCGGCCTCGAATCCGCCGACCCCGTGGTGCAGGAGGAGAACAACCTCCTCGTGTCCGCCGAGGAGTGTCTGGAGGCAGTTCGGGTCGTCAACGAGGTCGGCGGCTGGCGTCCCGGCGAGTCACCCGAGGTCGCGCCCACGTACGGTGACGAGGCTACCAACCGCCTGCCGAAGATTCTCCCCGGCATCAACCTCGTGCACGGCCTGACCGGCGAGCGCGAGGAGACGTTCGCGCACAACAAGCGCTTCCTCCAGAACGTCCTGGACGAGGGCCTGATGCTGCGCCGCATCAACATCCGGCAGGTGATGGCGTTCGAGGGCACCGACATGGCCGAGACGGGCGCCCAGCTCGCCGAGGACCACAAACAGCAGTTCAAGCGCTACAAGCAGGACGTCCGGGAGAACATCGACAACGCGATGCTGAACCGCGTGGTGCCGCCGGGCACGCTCCTGAAGGACGTCCACCTGGAGTACCACCAGGACGGGAAGACGTTCGGCCGCCAGCTCGGCACGTACTCGCTGCTCGTGGGGATTCCCGGCGAGCGCGAACTCGGGCGCACCATCGACGTCGCGGTCACCGACCACGGCTACCGGTCGGTCACGGGCGTCCCGCACCCGCTGGACGTCAACGAGGCGTCGATGGACGAACTCACCGCGATTCCCGGCATCGGCAAGAGCACCGCCGGCGACCTGCTCGTCGACCGGCCCCACGACTCCGCGCCGAGCGTCGAGGACGCGGACCTCGCGAAGTTCACGCGGTAA
- a CDS encoding TRAM domain-containing protein encodes MEISDQLLCLFSAEVTVKDDEYVVEIPRSEVEAGSVDPGDVYRVALISQADAEASTETEATSEPAESEPQPPVEEGEIRYVEIEDIGKQGDGIARVERGYVIIVPDAEIGERVKIEVTEVKSNFAVGEIIEDEY; translated from the coding sequence ATGGAAATCTCTGACCAACTCCTCTGTCTGTTCAGTGCGGAAGTGACTGTCAAAGACGACGAGTACGTCGTCGAAATCCCGCGGAGCGAAGTCGAAGCCGGCTCCGTCGACCCCGGCGACGTCTACCGCGTCGCGCTCATCTCGCAGGCCGACGCCGAGGCCAGCACCGAGACCGAGGCGACCAGCGAACCCGCCGAATCCGAACCCCAGCCCCCCGTGGAGGAGGGCGAGATTCGGTACGTGGAAATCGAGGACATCGGCAAGCAGGGCGACGGCATCGCGCGCGTCGAACGCGGCTACGTCATCATCGTGCCGGACGCCGAAATCGGCGAGCGCGTGAAAATCGAAGTGACGGAAGTCAAATCGAACTTCGCGGTCGGCGAAATCATCGAAGACGAGTACTGA